The Acidimicrobiales bacterium genome has a window encoding:
- a CDS encoding FAD-dependent oxidoreductase, protein MRTRVDAVVIGGGVTGVSVLYHLAKMGMNNCMLVERAELTAGSTWHAAGVVHTVNSDPNIASLQSYTLALYAEIEALSGVSCGTRWPGGLYLASTPERLDYLRLERAKARYMGMDADFISMDEVKRLNPLINTDEYLGALFEPADGSVDPSGVTNAYARSAIHHGAEIIRNNPVHDLTQRPDGSWDVHTEKGLINAEVVVNAGGLWARELGRLVGVELPLLPMEHQYVITEELQEIVDHDGELAVTIDYEGGVYTRQEGNGLLVGTYENAGKPWSVDTTPLDFGMRLLTPDLERFADRIEVAQQRMPALASSGIARVVNGPFTFAPDGNPLIGPVPGIDNYWVACAVMAGLCQAGGVGLCLAQWIIDGEPEMDVYAMDVGRFGGFATRDYTFLKSQENYRRRFMLTYPNEELPAAREWRTTPSYNALDSQGAVWGASFGLEHALWFSPEGPGQIEIPTFRRSNAFGPVAEECRAVRTGVGLLEIANFAKYEVSGPGAARFLDGIVANHLPKVGRLTLTPVLTPKGRLAADLTVGRLAEDRFVLFGSGAMPAITMRLFLQRLPDEGVAVVDRSEDLLGWSLSGPDSRDLLGRLTDDDVSNHGLRFRDLREMTVGGVPVVLARLSFTGELGYELYCAGEHQETLRQAIVAAGGSGGKGRHLDVTPFGGRAFMSLRLEKGFGVWNLEYRPDFTPAEAGMSRFVKVNKPADFIGREAAMDELERGPSRRLVTLVINADDADAIHDEPVFHAGECVGFLTSGGFAHHIGCSVGLGYVPTHLADGSSGLDGFEVEILGQMRPARLQLEPLYDPAGERMRG, encoded by the coding sequence ATGAGGACGAGAGTCGATGCGGTGGTCATCGGTGGCGGCGTCACTGGTGTCAGTGTGCTGTACCACCTGGCCAAGATGGGCATGAACAACTGCATGCTGGTCGAACGGGCCGAACTCACTGCCGGATCCACCTGGCATGCCGCGGGAGTCGTCCACACCGTCAACTCCGACCCCAACATCGCCTCCCTTCAGTCCTACACCCTGGCCCTATACGCCGAGATCGAAGCGCTGTCCGGCGTCTCCTGTGGCACGCGCTGGCCGGGAGGCCTCTACCTGGCCTCCACACCCGAGCGCCTCGACTACCTGCGCCTCGAGCGGGCCAAGGCCCGATACATGGGCATGGATGCCGACTTCATCTCCATGGATGAGGTGAAGCGCCTAAATCCGCTGATTAACACCGACGAGTACCTGGGCGCCCTGTTCGAACCGGCGGATGGGAGCGTCGACCCATCGGGCGTGACCAACGCCTACGCCAGGTCAGCCATCCACCACGGTGCCGAGATCATCCGGAACAACCCGGTCCATGACCTGACGCAGCGACCCGACGGCTCATGGGACGTCCACACCGAGAAGGGGCTCATCAACGCCGAGGTGGTCGTGAACGCCGGTGGCCTGTGGGCTCGGGAGCTGGGCCGATTGGTCGGCGTCGAACTGCCCCTACTGCCCATGGAGCACCAGTACGTGATCACCGAGGAACTGCAAGAAATCGTCGACCACGACGGCGAGCTGGCGGTGACCATTGACTACGAGGGTGGCGTCTACACCCGGCAGGAGGGCAACGGTCTGCTGGTGGGAACCTATGAGAACGCCGGAAAACCCTGGTCCGTCGACACCACACCCCTGGACTTCGGGATGCGCCTGCTGACTCCCGACCTGGAGCGGTTCGCCGACCGGATCGAGGTTGCCCAGCAGCGAATGCCCGCCCTTGCCTCCTCCGGCATCGCCCGGGTCGTTAATGGCCCATTTACCTTCGCCCCGGACGGCAACCCACTCATCGGCCCGGTCCCTGGTATCGACAACTACTGGGTGGCCTGCGCGGTGATGGCCGGGCTCTGCCAGGCCGGCGGTGTCGGCCTGTGCCTGGCCCAGTGGATCATTGACGGTGAGCCGGAGATGGACGTGTACGCCATGGACGTGGGCCGGTTCGGAGGCTTCGCCACCAGGGATTACACCTTCCTGAAGTCCCAGGAGAACTACCGGCGACGCTTCATGCTCACCTACCCCAACGAGGAGCTGCCGGCGGCCCGGGAATGGCGGACTACGCCGTCGTACAACGCCCTGGACTCCCAGGGAGCGGTGTGGGGCGCATCCTTCGGCTTGGAGCACGCCCTCTGGTTTTCCCCGGAGGGACCCGGACAGATCGAGATCCCCACCTTCCGCCGGTCCAACGCATTTGGGCCCGTCGCTGAGGAGTGCCGGGCCGTGCGCACTGGTGTCGGCCTCCTGGAGATCGCCAACTTCGCCAAGTACGAAGTCTCTGGTCCCGGAGCTGCTCGCTTCCTGGACGGCATCGTGGCCAACCACCTGCCGAAGGTCGGGCGCCTGACCCTCACCCCGGTCCTGACCCCGAAGGGTCGGCTAGCCGCTGACCTGACGGTGGGGCGCCTAGCCGAGGACCGGTTCGTGCTGTTCGGCTCGGGTGCCATGCCGGCCATCACCATGCGGCTGTTCCTGCAGCGCCTCCCTGATGAGGGGGTGGCGGTCGTCGACCGGAGCGAGGACCTGCTGGGCTGGTCCCTCTCCGGTCCGGATTCTCGGGACCTCCTGGGTCGGCTAACCGACGACGACGTCTCCAACCACGGCTTGCGGTTCCGGGACCTGCGGGAGATGACGGTGGGTGGGGTGCCGGTAGTGCTGGCCCGTCTTTCGTTTACCGGGGAGTTGGGCTACGAGCTTTACTGCGCCGGGGAGCACCAGGAAACCTTGCGGCAGGCCATCGTGGCGGCCGGTGGATCCGGAGGGAAGGGCCGCCACCTGGACGTCACCCCGTTCGGAGGCCGGGCCTTCATGTCCCTGCGCCTAGAGAAAGGGTTTGGTGTGTGGAACCTGGAGTACCGGCCTGACTTCACCCCGGCCGAGGCCGGCATGTCGCGGTTTGTAAAGGTGAATAAGCCAGCCGACTTCATCGGCCGGGAGGCGGCCATGGATGAGTTGGAGCGGGGCCCGTCTCGCCGCCTGGTCACCCTGGTCATAAACGCCGACGACGCCGACGCCATCCACGACGAGCCCGTGTTCCACGCTGGCGAGTGCGTGGGTTTCCTTACCTCCGGCGGCTTCGCCCACCACATCGGCTGCAGCGTCGGACTGGGCTATGTCCCCACCCATCTCGCCGACGGGTCCTCCGGCCTTGACGGCTTCGAAGTCGAGATCCTGGGACAAATGCGTCCAGCCCGCCTCCAGCTGGAACCCTTGTACGATCCCGCCGGCGAGCGGATGCGCGGCTGA
- a CDS encoding FAD-binding oxidoreductase: MSDNERYDAIIIGAGVIGGATAFELAKKGWKTLNVDKLPASGYGSTSNSCAIVRAHYSTYDGVAMAYEGFSYWKDWSNYLDSEDERGHALYMQCGTVLFMLEGGHHEKVLPLFDEVGVPYEILDNDQLRERYPFYEHGTHGEPCRPEDDRFWTEPEGELIGALYTPDSGYVSDPQLATHNLQRATEAKGGEFRFNTEVVEVRRADNRVTGITLADGTEVDAPVVVNVAGPHSFVINKMAGVYDSMNIKTKALRHEVHHVPAPTNLDFEKDGLHSSDSDLAIYVRPESGNNILIGSEDPACDAQVWVDDPDVFDDVVTDEQWNAQVLRLARRMPDLGVPSEKKGIVDLYDVSDDWIPIYDRTDLAGFYVAIGSSGNQFKNAPVAGYCMAELIEAVEGGHDHDTDPLVVAGVYTGLEMDMGFYRRNREINPNSSFSVNG; this comes from the coding sequence ATGAGTGACAACGAACGCTACGACGCCATCATTATCGGCGCCGGCGTGATTGGCGGCGCCACTGCCTTCGAGTTGGCCAAGAAGGGCTGGAAGACCCTCAACGTCGACAAACTGCCAGCGTCCGGCTACGGGTCGACGAGCAACTCGTGCGCCATCGTGCGCGCCCACTACTCAACATATGACGGCGTGGCCATGGCCTACGAAGGCTTCTCCTATTGGAAGGACTGGTCGAACTACCTGGACAGCGAGGACGAGCGCGGCCACGCCCTGTACATGCAGTGTGGCACCGTCCTATTCATGCTCGAGGGCGGACACCACGAAAAGGTCCTGCCGCTGTTCGACGAGGTGGGCGTGCCCTACGAGATACTGGACAACGATCAGCTCCGGGAGCGCTACCCGTTCTACGAGCACGGCACCCACGGCGAACCATGCCGTCCCGAAGACGATCGCTTCTGGACCGAGCCGGAGGGAGAGTTGATCGGCGCTCTCTACACCCCTGACTCGGGTTATGTCAGCGACCCCCAGCTAGCCACCCACAACCTGCAGCGGGCCACCGAGGCCAAGGGTGGCGAGTTCCGCTTCAATACTGAGGTGGTCGAAGTCCGGCGGGCCGATAACCGGGTGACCGGGATCACGCTGGCCGACGGTACCGAGGTCGATGCACCGGTGGTGGTCAACGTGGCCGGACCGCACTCGTTTGTCATCAACAAGATGGCCGGCGTGTACGACTCCATGAACATCAAGACCAAGGCCCTGCGCCACGAGGTGCACCACGTCCCGGCGCCGACCAACTTGGATTTCGAAAAGGATGGCCTTCACTCGTCGGACTCCGACCTGGCCATCTACGTGCGGCCCGAGTCGGGCAACAACATCCTTATCGGCTCCGAAGACCCAGCATGCGACGCGCAGGTCTGGGTGGACGACCCCGACGTCTTCGATGACGTGGTGACCGACGAGCAGTGGAACGCCCAGGTACTGCGCCTGGCCCGCCGCATGCCCGACCTCGGTGTGCCGTCCGAGAAGAAGGGCATCGTCGACCTCTACGACGTGTCCGACGACTGGATCCCTATCTACGACCGGACCGACCTGGCCGGTTTCTACGTAGCCATCGGGTCGAGCGGCAATCAGTTCAAGAACGCCCCGGTGGCCGGCTACTGCATGGCCGAGCTGATCGAGGCCGTCGAGGGGGGCCACGACCACGACACCGACCCTTTGGTGGTCGCCGGTGTCTACACGGGCCTTGAGATGGACATGGGCTTCTACCGGCGCAACCGGGAGATCAACCCCAACAGTTCGTTCTCAGTAAACGGCTGA
- a CDS encoding carboxymuconolactone decarboxylase family protein, protein MARLRQVRRADLHPGAEPIFQLLFGDRDPVDEPGTPTGTPGDWWTTFALVPDVFDHAVAGFALYRSSRRLLDPKLRELGQTRVGWCVGSRFVYSQHCKSCRTVGIPDEKIAAIESWETADCFDDAERAVLAFTDALSIQHGRVPDGVFDALRDHLSDEEILELAYIVGTYAMHGALSRALRLEYDAEPRVLAEEPGDEESLSADYTRDELRRIFRVVDPTDGS, encoded by the coding sequence ATGGCACGGTTGCGGCAGGTCCGTAGGGCTGATCTTCATCCGGGAGCCGAGCCGATCTTCCAGTTGCTGTTCGGCGACCGGGACCCGGTCGACGAGCCCGGCACCCCGACGGGTACTCCGGGTGACTGGTGGACCACCTTTGCCCTGGTTCCCGACGTGTTCGACCATGCCGTGGCGGGATTTGCCCTGTACCGGAGTTCCCGGCGCCTGCTCGACCCGAAGCTCCGAGAACTTGGCCAAACCCGGGTTGGCTGGTGTGTGGGTAGCCGGTTCGTCTACTCCCAGCACTGCAAGTCCTGTCGAACCGTCGGCATCCCCGACGAGAAGATCGCTGCCATCGAGTCTTGGGAGACAGCCGATTGCTTCGACGACGCCGAGCGGGCCGTCCTGGCCTTCACCGACGCCCTGTCTATCCAACACGGTCGGGTCCCCGATGGCGTGTTCGATGCCCTTCGGGACCACCTGTCCGACGAGGAGATCCTGGAGTTGGCTTACATAGTCGGCACCTACGCAATGCACGGGGCGCTCAGCCGAGCCTTACGCCTCGAGTACGACGCCGAACCACGGGTCCTTGCTGAGGAACCCGGAGACGAAGAGTCACTCAGCGCCGATTACACCCGCGACGAGCTGAGGCGCATCTTCCGAGTGGTGGATCCCACGGACGGATCCTGA
- a CDS encoding RDD family protein yields MDESENTALVAATWWTRGKAAIIDLLIFFGAAVVPGAIFIAGFVVAWDEGRPGVPEGFSFDSSAVLLIVIGGILGLGCLIWGGWLFGYRQGVTGLTPGKRRLGIHLVDGDSGLVPGGAKGVGRWLVPGIVGGIQGIGNALQLIDILWPLWDSKNQRLIDKVFKTRVLVGSPAGVDTGPPLPESPIIS; encoded by the coding sequence ATGGACGAGTCTGAGAACACCGCCCTAGTGGCCGCCACGTGGTGGACACGGGGCAAGGCGGCCATTATCGATCTCCTGATTTTCTTCGGCGCTGCCGTGGTACCCGGAGCGATCTTTATTGCTGGCTTCGTCGTGGCATGGGACGAAGGCCGCCCGGGCGTACCAGAGGGATTTTCGTTTGACAGCTCGGCGGTCCTGTTAATCGTGATCGGGGGGATCCTGGGCCTCGGATGCCTCATTTGGGGCGGATGGCTGTTCGGCTACCGCCAGGGCGTCACCGGCCTGACACCCGGTAAGCGGCGCCTTGGCATTCACCTGGTCGACGGAGATTCGGGTCTAGTCCCGGGTGGCGCCAAGGGTGTGGGTCGCTGGCTGGTCCCAGGCATCGTCGGTGGGATCCAAGGCATCGGCAACGCCCTCCAACTCATCGACATTCTCTGGCCGCTGTGGGACTCCAAGAACCAACGCCTCATCGACAAGGTCTTCAAGACCCGAGTGCTCGTCGGCTCACCTGCGGGGGTTGACACCGGGCCGCCTTTGCCAGAGAGCCCCATCATTAGTTGA
- a CDS encoding phytanoyl-CoA dioxygenase family protein — protein MATAWTTSLTDGQKSAFVEDGVVHVPSAVDADLLTEIKDLADRQLAEPGPWVTDTGPEQAAGRLFTTRYLWRTEPAMRRFVFESGIAELAASLMGSATVRFYFDHLLVKEPGTESPTPWHQDIPYWPFLGQQICSVWVACTGASVPESSLEFVRGSHRWNRYFAPESFTGESAWTADFVGERCPDIEADRDAWDIVGFDVEPGDALVFSSWIVHGSPGNAGTKRRTALSTRWLGDDAVWAPHPGCDPSVSQDDTTAIPGEYPADDNRFPLGWSA, from the coding sequence ATGGCCACTGCCTGGACTACCTCCCTGACCGACGGTCAAAAAAGCGCCTTCGTCGAAGACGGTGTGGTCCACGTGCCGAGCGCCGTCGACGCCGACCTGTTGACGGAGATCAAGGACCTCGCCGACCGGCAGCTCGCCGAACCGGGCCCCTGGGTTACCGACACCGGTCCTGAACAGGCGGCCGGTCGGCTCTTCACCACCCGATACCTGTGGCGCACCGAGCCGGCAATGCGACGCTTCGTGTTCGAGTCCGGTATAGCCGAGTTGGCCGCGTCCCTGATGGGTTCCGCCACGGTTCGCTTCTACTTCGACCACCTGCTGGTGAAGGAGCCAGGCACAGAATCGCCCACCCCGTGGCACCAGGACATTCCGTACTGGCCGTTCCTGGGCCAGCAGATCTGTTCCGTATGGGTGGCGTGCACTGGGGCCAGCGTGCCCGAGAGCTCGCTGGAGTTCGTCCGCGGCTCACACCGCTGGAACCGGTACTTCGCACCCGAGTCGTTCACCGGAGAATCGGCGTGGACGGCCGACTTCGTGGGCGAACGTTGTCCTGACATCGAGGCAGACCGTGACGCGTGGGACATCGTGGGCTTTGACGTGGAGCCGGGCGACGCCCTGGTGTTCTCGTCGTGGATCGTCCACGGTTCGCCGGGCAACGCCGGCACAAAGCGACGGACCGCCCTGTCCACCCGCTGGCTGGGGGACGACGCCGTCTGGGCACCGCACCCCGGCTGTGATCCGAGCGTCAGCCAGGACGACACCACAGCCATCCCCGGCGAGTACCCGGCCGACGACAACCGCTTCCCCCTGGGCTGGTCGGCCTGA
- a CDS encoding MFS transporter produces the protein MTRHPQGSEDRRRARPPGFGVVWFTVALDMVGFGIMLPVLPLYAEEFGASPAVAAAVLAVFSAAQMVAAPLWGRLSDRVGRKPVLVAALVGSSLGSLVTGLAGALWVLFLGRVLDGASGSSYAVGQAAVADLAEPEDRPRLLGLLAAAFGVGFVAGPLIGSIAALGSRELPFFVAAALAAGNALVALVRLPAGRAAPTSAPEPRTGGLASWGLAGPAVRRLAGLAMVAMVGFAGFEATFALLVERRFPEVGDPTIYGLFASIGLMMVFVQARIVGPANARLGTRPTLRTSLALVAAGMVVLAAGGGWFGLAVALVLLVTGQGVFGPTLSNATVETVPIEGRGAALGLQQGAGASGRILGPLLAGLLFDRVGVEAPYLVAAALALAALVLVRRADR, from the coding sequence GTGACCCGCCACCCACAAGGCTCCGAGGATCGTCGGCGCGCCCGCCCTCCAGGCTTCGGTGTGGTGTGGTTCACGGTGGCTCTAGACATGGTGGGGTTCGGGATCATGCTGCCCGTCCTTCCCTTGTACGCCGAGGAGTTTGGAGCCTCTCCGGCCGTGGCCGCCGCGGTGCTCGCCGTTTTCTCGGCTGCCCAGATGGTGGCCGCCCCGCTGTGGGGGCGCCTCTCGGACCGGGTGGGGCGTAAGCCAGTGCTGGTCGCTGCGCTGGTCGGCTCTTCGCTGGGCAGCCTGGTTACTGGTCTGGCCGGTGCCTTGTGGGTGCTGTTTTTGGGCCGGGTCTTGGACGGGGCGTCCGGGTCGTCGTACGCCGTGGGCCAGGCCGCGGTGGCCGACCTGGCCGAGCCAGAGGACCGGCCTCGACTTCTGGGCCTGCTGGCCGCCGCCTTTGGGGTGGGCTTCGTAGCCGGTCCGCTGATCGGATCGATCGCTGCCCTGGGTAGTCGGGAGCTCCCGTTCTTCGTGGCCGCAGCTCTAGCTGCCGGCAACGCCCTGGTGGCTCTGGTACGCCTGCCGGCTGGGCGCGCGGCTCCGACCAGCGCTCCGGAGCCCCGGACTGGGGGACTGGCCTCTTGGGGCTTGGCGGGACCGGCCGTGAGGCGCCTGGCCGGCCTGGCCATGGTGGCCATGGTGGGTTTTGCCGGGTTCGAGGCCACGTTCGCCCTGCTGGTGGAGCGGCGCTTCCCGGAGGTCGGGGATCCCACGATCTACGGGCTGTTCGCCTCTATCGGCCTGATGATGGTGTTCGTGCAGGCCCGGATCGTGGGTCCGGCCAACGCCCGCCTGGGGACCCGGCCGACTCTGCGTACCTCCCTGGCCCTGGTGGCCGCAGGCATGGTCGTGCTGGCGGCCGGGGGAGGTTGGTTCGGCCTGGCGGTGGCCTTGGTACTGCTGGTCACGGGCCAGGGGGTGTTCGGGCCGACGTTGTCCAACGCCACGGTGGAGACGGTGCCCATCGAGGGCCGAGGAGCGGCTCTCGGATTGCAGCAGGGAGCGGGGGCGTCAGGACGAATCCTGGGACCGCTGCTGGCTGGCCTGCTCTTCGATCGGGTGGGAGTGGAAGCTCCGTACCTGGTAGCCGCCGCGCTGGCCTTGGCCGCACTGGTCCTTGTGCGGCGCGCCGACCGCTGA
- the valS gene encoding valine--tRNA ligase has product MDHPDAAAAAPVPAIPERPGLEDIEERWDAVWEERGTYRFDRTRERSEVFSIDTPPPTVSGSLHVGHVFSYTHTDTIARYQRMAGREVFYPMGWDDNGLPTERRVQNYFGVRCEPSLPYDPDFAAPDDAGDSTAIKKRGEIDISRRNFIDLCHVLTAEDEQAFETLFRRLGLSVDWTQHYATIDERCQRASQRAFLRNLARGEAYQIEAPSLWDVTHRTAVAQAELEDRERPGAYHTLAFHRSDGDDVLIATTRPELVAACVALVAHPDDERYQPLFGSTVTTPAFGVEVPVRAHELADPEKGTGIAMICTFGDTTDVTWWRELDLDVRAIINRAGRINPEPPPGLDSEAGRVAYARLAGKTIFSAQAEMVEILRETRELVGEPEAITHPVKFFEKGDKPLEIVTSRQWYIRNGGRDTDLRTALIARGDQMAWHPPYMQTRYTNWIDGLNGDWLISRQRFFGVPLPLWYPLDEDGEPIHDTPIVPAEADLPVDPSSDPAPGYNESQRGRPGGFAGDTDVMDTWATSSLSPQIACGWEEDNDLFARTYPMDLRPQAHDIIRTWLFSTAVRSHFEADTAPWGHCALSGWILDPDRKKMSKSKGNVVTPLDLLDKHGSDAVRYWAANGRPGTDTAFDDGQMKNGRRLAIKIMNASRFALGFGTDSGTPLAVDPEAITDPLDRAMLLGLADLVDEATQAFDGFDYARALERTEAWFWTFTDDHVELVKSRAYEGDEAGAESARHALRLALSTLLRLFAPFLPFVTEEVWSWWRGGSVHRQTWPTSDKLRDAATVDGEHVDPTTAAVAAAALAEIRRHKTTEKRSLATPVTACTLTDTAERLALLRPVLGDVTAAARATGIDLVEGDALSAEVTLEPAAG; this is encoded by the coding sequence ATGGACCACCCCGACGCAGCGGCCGCCGCGCCCGTTCCCGCCATCCCCGAGCGGCCCGGCCTCGAGGACATCGAGGAGCGCTGGGACGCCGTCTGGGAGGAGCGGGGCACCTACCGCTTTGACCGGACCCGAGAACGCTCCGAGGTGTTCTCCATCGACACCCCGCCTCCCACAGTCTCCGGCTCCTTGCACGTCGGGCACGTGTTCTCGTACACCCACACCGACACCATCGCCCGCTACCAGCGCATGGCAGGACGCGAGGTCTTCTACCCCATGGGGTGGGACGACAACGGCCTGCCCACCGAGCGGCGGGTCCAGAACTACTTCGGGGTGCGTTGCGAGCCGTCGCTGCCCTACGACCCAGACTTCGCCGCCCCCGACGACGCCGGCGACTCGACGGCCATCAAGAAGCGGGGCGAGATTGACATCAGCCGCCGCAACTTCATCGACCTCTGCCACGTGCTCACCGCCGAGGACGAGCAAGCCTTTGAGACCCTTTTCCGCCGTCTCGGTCTGTCCGTGGACTGGACCCAGCATTACGCCACCATCGACGAGCGCTGCCAGCGGGCCTCCCAGCGGGCCTTCCTCCGCAATCTGGCCCGCGGTGAGGCGTACCAGATCGAGGCCCCGTCCCTGTGGGACGTGACCCACCGCACGGCCGTCGCCCAGGCCGAGCTGGAGGACCGGGAACGCCCCGGCGCCTACCACACGCTGGCCTTCCACCGTTCCGACGGCGACGACGTCCTCATCGCCACCACCCGGCCCGAGCTGGTGGCCGCCTGCGTGGCCCTGGTGGCCCACCCGGATGACGAGCGCTACCAGCCCCTGTTTGGCTCCACGGTGACCACCCCGGCCTTCGGCGTGGAGGTCCCCGTCCGGGCCCACGAGCTAGCCGACCCGGAGAAGGGCACCGGCATCGCCATGATCTGCACGTTCGGCGACACCACCGACGTGACCTGGTGGCGCGAGTTAGACCTGGACGTGCGAGCCATCATCAACCGTGCCGGCCGCATCAACCCGGAGCCACCACCCGGCCTCGACTCCGAGGCCGGCCGGGTCGCCTACGCCCGCCTGGCCGGCAAGACGATCTTCTCTGCCCAGGCCGAGATGGTGGAAATCCTCCGAGAGACCCGAGAACTGGTCGGCGAGCCCGAGGCCATCACCCATCCGGTGAAGTTCTTCGAGAAGGGCGACAAACCACTGGAAATCGTCACCAGCCGCCAGTGGTACATCCGCAACGGCGGCCGGGACACCGACCTCCGGACTGCCCTCATCGCCCGGGGCGACCAAATGGCCTGGCACCCGCCGTACATGCAAACCCGCTACACCAACTGGATCGACGGACTAAACGGCGACTGGCTGATCAGCCGCCAGCGGTTCTTCGGCGTTCCTCTACCTCTCTGGTATCCGTTGGACGAAGACGGCGAGCCGATCCACGACACGCCGATCGTCCCCGCCGAGGCCGACCTCCCGGTCGACCCGTCATCGGACCCGGCGCCCGGCTACAACGAGTCGCAACGGGGACGACCCGGCGGCTTCGCAGGCGACACCGACGTCATGGACACTTGGGCCACGTCGTCGCTCTCCCCGCAGATCGCCTGCGGCTGGGAAGAGGACAACGACCTCTTCGCCCGCACCTACCCCATGGACCTCCGTCCTCAGGCCCACGACATCATCCGAACCTGGCTGTTCTCCACCGCCGTGCGCTCCCACTTTGAAGCCGACACTGCCCCGTGGGGGCACTGCGCCCTCAGCGGATGGATTCTGGACCCCGACCGCAAGAAGATGTCCAAGTCCAAGGGCAACGTGGTCACCCCGCTCGACCTCCTGGACAAGCACGGCTCAGACGCCGTGCGGTACTGGGCGGCCAACGGGCGCCCCGGCACCGACACGGCGTTTGACGACGGCCAGATGAAGAACGGCCGGCGCCTGGCCATCAAGATCATGAACGCCAGCCGGTTCGCCCTGGGTTTCGGAACTGACAGCGGAACCCCGCTGGCTGTCGATCCGGAGGCCATCACCGACCCACTGGACCGGGCCATGCTGCTGGGCCTGGCTGACCTGGTCGACGAGGCCACCCAGGCCTTCGACGGCTTTGACTATGCCCGGGCGCTGGAACGCACCGAGGCCTGGTTCTGGACGTTCACCGACGACCACGTGGAGTTGGTCAAGAGCCGGGCATACGAGGGCGACGAGGCGGGAGCCGAATCGGCCCGCCACGCCCTACGACTGGCCCTGTCCACTCTGTTACGCCTTTTCGCCCCCTTCCTCCCCTTCGTGACCGAGGAGGTCTGGTCGTGGTGGCGGGGCGGGTCCGTACACCGCCAAACCTGGCCCACCTCGGACAAACTGCGGGACGCGGCAACCGTCGACGGAGAGCATGTCGACCCGACCACCGCCGCGGTGGCCGCCGCCGCCCTAGCCGAGATCCGACGCCACAAGACGACCGAGAAGCGCTCGCTGGCCACCCCGGTTACCGCCTGCACGCTTACCGATACCGCCGAGCGCCTGGCCCTGCTACGACCTGTGCTGGGCGATGTGACAGCCGCCGCCCGGGCCACCGGAATCGACCTCGTGGAGGGCGACGCCCTGTCAGCCGAGGTCACCCTGGAACCAGCTGCCGGCTGA
- a CDS encoding enoyl-CoA hydratase/isomerase family protein translates to MASDVPDFETIRVECDGRRATLTLDRPDRLNALSNQLMAEVADAAAWFDHQADLRVVVVRGAGRAFSSGFDLTVFGDEGPSPAGGRVPADTGRLMADALERTSPVLVAALHGHVVGGGLVLAAACDLRIATDEVSFSIPEVDLGIPLAWGGIPRLVREIGPALTKELVMTCRPFGAQEALAAGFLNRIVPAADLDSAVDGLAEEVASRPRAAVLATKRHVNAVTDQMVGTGRSWSDADGLTAALRNPEGRASREAYLARLLDKRNRS, encoded by the coding sequence ATGGCGAGCGACGTCCCCGACTTCGAGACCATCCGGGTCGAATGCGACGGTCGCCGGGCAACTCTGACCCTGGACCGACCGGACCGACTCAACGCTCTGTCCAACCAGCTCATGGCCGAGGTGGCCGACGCCGCGGCCTGGTTCGACCACCAGGCCGACCTGCGGGTGGTGGTCGTGCGAGGCGCCGGTCGAGCCTTCAGCAGCGGCTTCGACCTGACGGTGTTCGGCGATGAGGGCCCGTCGCCGGCCGGAGGTCGGGTTCCGGCCGATACCGGCCGCCTCATGGCCGATGCCCTGGAACGGACCTCGCCGGTGCTGGTAGCCGCTCTACACGGCCACGTGGTGGGTGGGGGCCTGGTACTCGCCGCGGCCTGCGACCTACGGATCGCCACCGACGAGGTCTCGTTCTCCATCCCCGAAGTGGACCTGGGTATCCCACTGGCTTGGGGAGGGATCCCCCGGCTGGTCCGCGAGATCGGCCCAGCCCTCACCAAGGAACTGGTCATGACGTGTCGGCCATTCGGCGCCCAGGAGGCCCTGGCCGCTGGTTTCCTAAACCGGATCGTCCCGGCCGCCGACCTTGACTCGGCGGTCGACGGCCTCGCCGAGGAGGTGGCCTCGCGGCCCCGGGCAGCCGTGCTAGCCACCAAGCGCCACGTCAACGCGGTGACCGACCAGATGGTCGGCACCGGCCGGTCGTGGTCCGATGCCGACGGCCTGACCGCTGCCCTGCGCAACCCCGAGGGCCGGGCCTCACGCGAGGCCTACCTGGCCCGTCTGCTGGACAAGCGAAACCGGAGCTGA